CCCATCGCCCCATCGCATTTTCGCTTCGTCGCTCTGTCGTGCCTTCGTTCCGTCGTTCTTTCGCGTTGACGTTCTTTCGTGGTGTCGTGCCAGTCATGCGTTCGTGCCCTCGTTTTAAATTATCCATAACGTTGATCCAGTTATTCCCGGAAGATCCTGTTAAATTCGGATTTATGGAATTTAAAATCAAGATAATGCTTGTTGATGTATTCGGAAAAATTGATTACCGCTGTGGTGTTTTTACAATACAACATTTTGCCTTCTCTTAAAACCGAATGGGCAAAACGAAGCGGTGCCCTGTTAAGCAGTATCAGATCAAATTCTTCTGATTGCAGGTAATCTGTAATGTACACCCGGTAATCCAGTTCACGTCGAAAAAGTTCCTTGTGTACGAGACTGATATCCAATAAAATAGCAAAATCAAGACCACTCAGTGGCTTTAGTTCATTTCTAGCACCACTGCCATATATATAAAATGCTTCAAGGTCCTTTTCTTTCTTTAGCCGTTCCACCAATCCGGGAATTTTATCGAGTATGTCGTCAGGCAGCTTTTCTTCCTTGATCATGTTTTTATCTATTGTTGTTATATTGGATATAATTAAGATTTTCTTTTAAACAGGAAATTATGTGCATTTATTATGTAAATTAGAATCCATTTTAAACAGGTTCATTCATATATTACGCTGAAATATTGAAACAAAAAGCAAGGTTTTCTTTATCGTTGAATTTTTCTGTGAATAACATCAATGACTACAAATGACCAAAACCAATCCGGCTTTTGACATACCTGGTCATCAGAGATAATTATTTCTATCATTTCCTAACTACAGCCATTCTTTTGTTGCCAACTGCCAATTGCCTTTTGCCAGTTTGATTTTCAAACTTTTTGAAAGGAGACAGCTCCGCCTCCTCAGTCCCAATGAAGTATGAGCTGGAAAAGTCATGAAAGCAGGTATTTCGGGAGTTAAAGCTAGTCCATCATCACCTTCTTCAGGTACGATGGATTGATGTTGATCAGAATGTTCTGCTGGATCACATCGATGCGCAAAAGTACCTTGTAGCGGTTCAGCTGCTTGACAAGCTCTCCCTGCATGCCTTTGAGTTTGCCTGCCTGGATTTCCACAGTTTCACCAACTTCAAATTGATCTGAAGTAACCTCGTAATGCTCACCGCTTTTGAGCAACTCTTTAATGGCCTGAATCTGTTTATCCGGAATGGGGGCGGGCTTCCCTTCAAAATTGACGATGGTAACGATGCCCGGCGTATAATATGCCTGATATAGTTCTTTCTGACTGGCTCTTAAGAAGATATAAGACCGGATCAGGGGTTCATACACCCATTTTTTGCGGTCGCTCCATTGCTTCAGTCTTTTTTCCAAAGGCAGATAGGCTTCGAGTCCTTTTAACTGCAATTCCCTCTCTGCCTTCTTTTCGGCTCGTGACTTTGTATAGAGTGCATACCATCTTTTTGCCCTTACCCCCATAAGCGGTTTGCTTTTTTGAGTTTGGAATCCGTGCTGATTACAAAGTTAATAAATATCTTCACCCAACAAATAGGTTGCTCTGAATTTAAAATGCATTCAAACGATACGAATATAAGATAAAATCGTTTTATGAGTCATTGATTTTTAAGATAAAATTTTTATTTACCGGATGATATACTTTAATTCTGGTTAGAATTCCTCTATAATGACCCTCGGCTGGGTTACGTTCGTTTTTCATGCCAGTCCCATGGCATTCAAAACTCACAAGCCATGTCCGCATCCATGCCAGAATAGACGCGTTCAGAGGCCTTTTGACTTTAAGGCCAGGGTCTGTTGAGGACTATCTGATGCGCACAGTTAATGAACCTGAGAAAGGTTTACGCGGTAATATGGTCAAATCCTGTGTATTCCTGTAATACATCCGGTATCCTTATCCCCTTTTCATCCTGGTTGTTTTCCAGTAAGGCAGCCAGCAGGCGCGGAAGGGCCAGGGCGCTTCCGTTAAGGGTATGGGCCGGTTGGGGTTTTTTTGCTCTTGCTGCCCGGAATCGCAGTTTTAACCGGTTGGCCTGATAGGATTCAAAATTTGACACTGAGCTTACTTCCAGCCACTTGTCCTGGGCTGAGGAATATACCTCAAAGTCATAAGTGAGTGCCGCGGCAAAGCCCAGGTCACCTCCGCAAAGCCTCATGATGCGGTAGGGCAGCTCCAGGTCTTTGATGAGGCTTTCTACGTAGGAGGTCATCTCTTCTAAGGTTTGATAGGATCTTTCAGGATGATCGATCTGCACGATCTCTACCTTATCAAACTGATGCACGCGGTTCAGCCCGCGAACTTCCTTACCCCATGAGCCTGCTTCTCTTCTGAAACAAGGGGTATAGGCAGTCATTTTCACCGGCAG
Above is a genomic segment from Bacteroidales bacterium containing:
- a CDS encoding UpxY family transcription antiterminator, with translation MGVRAKRWYALYTKSRAEKKAERELQLKGLEAYLPLEKRLKQWSDRKKWVYEPLIRSYIFLRASQKELYQAYYTPGIVTIVNFEGKPAPIPDKQIQAIKELLKSGEHYEVTSDQFEVGETVEIQAGKLKGMQGELVKQLNRYKVLLRIDVIQQNILININPSYLKKVMMD